In Peromyscus maniculatus bairdii isolate BWxNUB_F1_BW_parent chromosome 9, HU_Pman_BW_mat_3.1, whole genome shotgun sequence, one genomic interval encodes:
- the R3hcc1 gene encoding R3H and coiled-coil domain-containing protein 1, whose protein sequence is MIPTEDNQALPSVTLALLCLDGVFLSSAENDFVHRVQEELDRFLLQKQLSKVLLFPPVSSRLRYLIHRTAETFDLLSSFSVGEGWKRRTVVCHLDIRVPSSDGPSGPCRPPASHPSKYRGPRYTSHQGAAAGPRGAPGGRWHRGRKPDQPLYVPRVRRRQDEPVAPSVPGLKGEAPVGGVSEEPRGAGDPEADPGVPMLVTQGTELPKSPDSGYANDSQLELGDTESSENPSEKEQGVETVLQQGSSSQLAVEEENRSHLVQSLVDQEEEKGEGKERETVGKEEEEEVGKQKGMVHEEEEKMDEQKGMVHEEEEKMDEQKGMVHEEEEKMDEQKGKVHEEEEKMDEQKGKVHEEEEKVDEEEEKVDGAEEEEDDDMDHDDSSELLQEITANLTEKEIEIEKIHLDTSSFSEELPGERDLAHVVEIYDFKPTLKTEDLLATFSEFQEKGFKIQWVDDTHAIGIFPCQASAAEALAKDFSVLKIRPLTQGTKQSKLKALQRPKLLRLVKERPQTDSAVARRLVARALGLQHNRKKELPAAQSLPPS, encoded by the exons GCTCTGCCATCTGTCACCCTGGCCCTTCTCTGCTTGGACGGTGTTTTCCTCTCCTCGGCCGAAAATGACTTTGTCCACCGGGTCCAGGAGGAGCTGGATCGCTTCCTGCTGCAGAAGCAGCTATCCAA GGTCCTTCTTTTCCCCCCAGTCTCCAGCCGCCTGCGGTACCTGATCCATAGAACAGCAGAGACTTTTGATCTCTTGAGCAGCTTCTCTGTTGGGGAGGGCTGGAAGAGGAGGACAGTCGTCTGTCACCTGGACATCAG GGTACCCAGTTCAGATGGCCCCTCTGGGCCCTGCCGCCCTCCTGCCTCCCATCCCAGCAAGTACCGTGGTCCTCGGTACACCTCACATCAGGGAGCAGCTGCTGGTCCCCGAGGTGCTCCTGGTGGCCGGTGGCATCGTGGACGGAAGCCCGATCAGCCTTTGTATGTGCCCCGGGTGCGTCGAAGGCAAGATGAACCGGTAGCACCCTCTGTCCCAGGCCTCAAGGGAGAGGCCCCAGTTGGTGGAGTTTCCGAAGAGCCTAGAGGGGCTGGGGACCCTGAAGCTGATCCTGGAGTCCCTATGTTGGTGACTCAGGGAACAGAGCTCCCGAAGAGCCCAGATTCAGGCTATGCAAATGATTCACAGCTGGAGCTGGGTGACACTGAGTCCTCCGAGAATCCTTCTGAGAAGGAACAAGGGGTAGAGACAGTCCTGCAGCAGGGGTCCAGCTCACAGCTGGCCGTGGAGGAGGAAAATAGGAGTCATCTGGTGCAGAGCCTGGTGGaccaagaagaggaaaagggagagggaaaggagagagagacagtgggtaaggaagaagaggaggaggtaggCAAGCAGAAAGGGATGGTgcatgaggaggaagagaagatggaTGAGCAGAAAGGGATGGTgcatgaggaggaagagaagatggaTGAGCAGAAAGGGATGGTgcatgaggaggaagagaagatggaTGAGCAGAAAGGGAAGGTgcatgaggaggaagagaagatggaTGAGCAGAAAGGGAAGGTgcatgaggaggaagagaaggtggatgaagaagaagaaaaagtggaTGGGGccgaagaggaagaggatgatgaCATGGACCATGACGATTCCAGTGAGCTGCTGCAGGAG ATCACAGCCAACCTGACCGAAAAGGAGATTGAGATAGAGAAAATCCACCTGGACACATCCTCCTTCTCAGAAGAGCTACCCGGGGAGAGGGACTTGGCCCACGTGGTGGAGATCTACGACTTTAAGCCAACACTCAAGACGGAGGACCTGCTGGCCACCTTCTCTGAGTTCCA AGAGAAAGGCTTCAAGATCCAGTGGGTGGATGACACTCACGCCATCGGCATCTTTCCCTGCCAGGCCTCAG CTGCTGAGGCCCTGGCAAAGGATTTCTCCGTGCTCAAGATCCGGCCGCTCACACAGGGGACAAAGCAGTCCAAGCTGAAAGCCTTGCAGAGACCAA AGCTCCTGCGGCTAGTGAAGGAGAGGCCACAGACAGATTCAGCGGTGGCCCGCAGGCTGGTGGCCCGAGCCTTGGGGCTCCaacacaacagaaagaaagaactgcCTGCTGCCCAGAGTCTCCCGCCGTCTTGA